A genomic segment from Nicotiana tabacum cultivar K326 chromosome 7, ASM71507v2, whole genome shotgun sequence encodes:
- the LOC107766116 gene encoding protein ZINC INDUCED FACILITATOR-LIKE 1 isoform X1 — translation MRDEENNASSFASLLSSKMAGKLEGVKETLLNKKEYYENCPGCKVDLHKAGQRGLPIKELFTIWIVILGTALPISSLFPFLYFMIRDFHIAKREEDISYYAGYVGSSYMLGRALTSVFWGLVADRYGRKPVIIFGTFVVVIFNTLFGLSVNFWMAIITRFLLGSLNGLIGPIKAYAAEIFREEYQALGMSTISTAWGIGLIIGPALGGFLAQPAEKYPSIFAKDSIFGRFPYFLPCLIISLFSLVVAIASFWLPETLHIHESSVPPQDSYEALEAAPDTKEGNESAPKENLFKNWPLMSSIILYCVFSLHDMAYNEIFSLWAVSPRKFGGLSYSTADVGEVLSISGFGLLVFQLTLYPLVERYVGPIIAARVAGVLSIPLLTSYPYIAMLSGIALSLAINFASVMKNALSISIITGLFILQNKAVNQRQRGAANGIAMTAMSIFKALGPAGGGALFSWAQKRLDASILPGDQVVFFVLNVIEAIGVLMTFKPFLVETQNT, via the exons ATGAGAGACGAAGAGAATAACGCTTCTTCTTTTGCCTCTCTCCTCTCATCAAAAATGGCGGGCAAATTAGAGGGAGTTAAGGAGACGCTGCTGAATAAGAAAGAGTACTACGAGAATTGCCCAGGTTGTAAAGTGGATCTGCACAAAGCTGGGCAACGTGGCTTGCCCATTAAGGAGCTCTTCACTATATGGATTGTGATACTTGGCACAG CACTTCCAATATCATCTCTCTTTCCATTTCTTTATTTCATG ATAAGGGACTTTCACATTGCAAAGAGAGAGGAAGATATCAGTTACTATGCAGGTTATGTAG GTTCTTCATATATGCTTGGAAGAGCTTTGACATCTGTCTTTTGGGGACTAGTGGCTGATCGATATGGCCGAAAACCAGTTATAATCTTCGGCACTTTTGTAGT GGTTATTTTCAATACTCTCTTTGGTCTTAGTGTCAACTTTTGGATGGCAATCATTACACGATTTCTTCTTGGTTCTTTAAATGGTTTGATTGGACCAATAAAG GCATATGCTGCTGAAATATTCCGTGAAGAATATCAAGCACTGGGAATGTCTACG ATTAGTACTGCATGGGGAATCGGATTGATTATTGGCCCGGCTTTAGGAGGCTTCCTTGCCCAG CCTGCAGAGAAATATCCGTCAATATTCGCTAAGGATTCTATATTTGGGAG ATTTCCCTACTTCTTGCCTTGCTTAATCATATCACTGTTTTCCTTGGTCGTGGCTATTGCTTCATTTTGGCTGCCG GAAACATTACACATTCATGAATCGAGCGTGCCACCTCAAGATTCATATGAGGCTCTGGAGGCTGCACCTGATACAAAAGAAGGAAATGAATCAGCCCCAAAAGAAAACCTTTTTAAGAACTGGCCATTGATGTCATCTATCATACTATACTGTGTCTTCTCTCTTCATGATATGGCTTATAATGAG ATTTTCTCATTATGGGCTGTGAGCCCCAGAAAGTTTGGGGGCTTAAGCTATTCAACTGCTGATGTTGGTGAAGTATTATCAATCTCAG GGTTTGGCCTTCTAGTTTTCCAACTAACTCTATATCCGTTGGTTGAGAGGTATGTTGGCCCTATCATCGCTGCTCGAGTTGCAGGA GTTTTGTCAATTCCCTTGTTGACAAGTTACCCTTATATCGCTATGCTGTCTGGGATCGCTCTCTCTTTGGCAATAAATTTTGCATCCGTAATGAAGAATGCTTTGTCT ATCTCTATCATAACAGGGTTGTTCATATTGCAAAACAAAGCTGTG AACCAGCGACAAAGGGGAGCTGCTAATGGAATTGCCATGACAGCAATGTCAATTTTTAAAGCTCTCGGTCCTGCAGGGGGAGGAGCACT CTTTTCTTGGGCACAAAAAAGGCTTGACGCTTCCATTCTTCCAG GTGATCAGGTGGTTTTCTTTGTGCTGAATGTGATTGAGGCAATTGGTGTGTTGATGACATTCAAACCATTCTTAGTTGAAACACAAAATACATAG
- the LOC107766116 gene encoding protein ZINC INDUCED FACILITATOR-LIKE 1 isoform X2, translating into MQALPISSLFPFLYFMIRDFHIAKREEDISYYAGYVGSSYMLGRALTSVFWGLVADRYGRKPVIIFGTFVVVIFNTLFGLSVNFWMAIITRFLLGSLNGLIGPIKAYAAEIFREEYQALGMSTISTAWGIGLIIGPALGGFLAQPAEKYPSIFAKDSIFGRFPYFLPCLIISLFSLVVAIASFWLPETLHIHESSVPPQDSYEALEAAPDTKEGNESAPKENLFKNWPLMSSIILYCVFSLHDMAYNEIFSLWAVSPRKFGGLSYSTADVGEVLSISGFGLLVFQLTLYPLVERYVGPIIAARVAGVLSIPLLTSYPYIAMLSGIALSLAINFASVMKNALSISIITGLFILQNKAVNQRQRGAANGIAMTAMSIFKALGPAGGGALFSWAQKRLDASILPGDQVVFFVLNVIEAIGVLMTFKPFLVETQNT; encoded by the exons atgcagg CACTTCCAATATCATCTCTCTTTCCATTTCTTTATTTCATG ATAAGGGACTTTCACATTGCAAAGAGAGAGGAAGATATCAGTTACTATGCAGGTTATGTAG GTTCTTCATATATGCTTGGAAGAGCTTTGACATCTGTCTTTTGGGGACTAGTGGCTGATCGATATGGCCGAAAACCAGTTATAATCTTCGGCACTTTTGTAGT GGTTATTTTCAATACTCTCTTTGGTCTTAGTGTCAACTTTTGGATGGCAATCATTACACGATTTCTTCTTGGTTCTTTAAATGGTTTGATTGGACCAATAAAG GCATATGCTGCTGAAATATTCCGTGAAGAATATCAAGCACTGGGAATGTCTACG ATTAGTACTGCATGGGGAATCGGATTGATTATTGGCCCGGCTTTAGGAGGCTTCCTTGCCCAG CCTGCAGAGAAATATCCGTCAATATTCGCTAAGGATTCTATATTTGGGAG ATTTCCCTACTTCTTGCCTTGCTTAATCATATCACTGTTTTCCTTGGTCGTGGCTATTGCTTCATTTTGGCTGCCG GAAACATTACACATTCATGAATCGAGCGTGCCACCTCAAGATTCATATGAGGCTCTGGAGGCTGCACCTGATACAAAAGAAGGAAATGAATCAGCCCCAAAAGAAAACCTTTTTAAGAACTGGCCATTGATGTCATCTATCATACTATACTGTGTCTTCTCTCTTCATGATATGGCTTATAATGAG ATTTTCTCATTATGGGCTGTGAGCCCCAGAAAGTTTGGGGGCTTAAGCTATTCAACTGCTGATGTTGGTGAAGTATTATCAATCTCAG GGTTTGGCCTTCTAGTTTTCCAACTAACTCTATATCCGTTGGTTGAGAGGTATGTTGGCCCTATCATCGCTGCTCGAGTTGCAGGA GTTTTGTCAATTCCCTTGTTGACAAGTTACCCTTATATCGCTATGCTGTCTGGGATCGCTCTCTCTTTGGCAATAAATTTTGCATCCGTAATGAAGAATGCTTTGTCT ATCTCTATCATAACAGGGTTGTTCATATTGCAAAACAAAGCTGTG AACCAGCGACAAAGGGGAGCTGCTAATGGAATTGCCATGACAGCAATGTCAATTTTTAAAGCTCTCGGTCCTGCAGGGGGAGGAGCACT CTTTTCTTGGGCACAAAAAAGGCTTGACGCTTCCATTCTTCCAG GTGATCAGGTGGTTTTCTTTGTGCTGAATGTGATTGAGGCAATTGGTGTGTTGATGACATTCAAACCATTCTTAGTTGAAACACAAAATACATAG
- the LOC107766116 gene encoding protein ZINC INDUCED FACILITATOR-LIKE 1 isoform X3, with protein sequence MIRDFHIAKREEDISYYAGYVGSSYMLGRALTSVFWGLVADRYGRKPVIIFGTFVVVIFNTLFGLSVNFWMAIITRFLLGSLNGLIGPIKAYAAEIFREEYQALGMSTISTAWGIGLIIGPALGGFLAQPAEKYPSIFAKDSIFGRFPYFLPCLIISLFSLVVAIASFWLPETLHIHESSVPPQDSYEALEAAPDTKEGNESAPKENLFKNWPLMSSIILYCVFSLHDMAYNEIFSLWAVSPRKFGGLSYSTADVGEVLSISGFGLLVFQLTLYPLVERYVGPIIAARVAGVLSIPLLTSYPYIAMLSGIALSLAINFASVMKNALSISIITGLFILQNKAVNQRQRGAANGIAMTAMSIFKALGPAGGGALFSWAQKRLDASILPGDQVVFFVLNVIEAIGVLMTFKPFLVETQNT encoded by the exons ATG ATAAGGGACTTTCACATTGCAAAGAGAGAGGAAGATATCAGTTACTATGCAGGTTATGTAG GTTCTTCATATATGCTTGGAAGAGCTTTGACATCTGTCTTTTGGGGACTAGTGGCTGATCGATATGGCCGAAAACCAGTTATAATCTTCGGCACTTTTGTAGT GGTTATTTTCAATACTCTCTTTGGTCTTAGTGTCAACTTTTGGATGGCAATCATTACACGATTTCTTCTTGGTTCTTTAAATGGTTTGATTGGACCAATAAAG GCATATGCTGCTGAAATATTCCGTGAAGAATATCAAGCACTGGGAATGTCTACG ATTAGTACTGCATGGGGAATCGGATTGATTATTGGCCCGGCTTTAGGAGGCTTCCTTGCCCAG CCTGCAGAGAAATATCCGTCAATATTCGCTAAGGATTCTATATTTGGGAG ATTTCCCTACTTCTTGCCTTGCTTAATCATATCACTGTTTTCCTTGGTCGTGGCTATTGCTTCATTTTGGCTGCCG GAAACATTACACATTCATGAATCGAGCGTGCCACCTCAAGATTCATATGAGGCTCTGGAGGCTGCACCTGATACAAAAGAAGGAAATGAATCAGCCCCAAAAGAAAACCTTTTTAAGAACTGGCCATTGATGTCATCTATCATACTATACTGTGTCTTCTCTCTTCATGATATGGCTTATAATGAG ATTTTCTCATTATGGGCTGTGAGCCCCAGAAAGTTTGGGGGCTTAAGCTATTCAACTGCTGATGTTGGTGAAGTATTATCAATCTCAG GGTTTGGCCTTCTAGTTTTCCAACTAACTCTATATCCGTTGGTTGAGAGGTATGTTGGCCCTATCATCGCTGCTCGAGTTGCAGGA GTTTTGTCAATTCCCTTGTTGACAAGTTACCCTTATATCGCTATGCTGTCTGGGATCGCTCTCTCTTTGGCAATAAATTTTGCATCCGTAATGAAGAATGCTTTGTCT ATCTCTATCATAACAGGGTTGTTCATATTGCAAAACAAAGCTGTG AACCAGCGACAAAGGGGAGCTGCTAATGGAATTGCCATGACAGCAATGTCAATTTTTAAAGCTCTCGGTCCTGCAGGGGGAGGAGCACT CTTTTCTTGGGCACAAAAAAGGCTTGACGCTTCCATTCTTCCAG GTGATCAGGTGGTTTTCTTTGTGCTGAATGTGATTGAGGCAATTGGTGTGTTGATGACATTCAAACCATTCTTAGTTGAAACACAAAATACATAG